One Dromiciops gliroides isolate mDroGli1 chromosome 3, mDroGli1.pri, whole genome shotgun sequence DNA segment encodes these proteins:
- the PAFAH1B2 gene encoding platelet-activating factor acetylhydrolase IB subunit alpha2 — MSQGDSNPAAIPHAAEDIQGDDRWMSQHNRFVLDCKDKEPDVLFVGDSMVQLLQQYEIWRELFSPLHALNFGIGGDTTRHVLWRLKNGELENIKPKVIVVWVGTNNHENTAEEVAGGIEAIVQLINTRQPQAKVIVLGLLPRGEKPNPLRQKNAKVNQLLKVSLPKLANVQLLDTDGGFVHSDGAISCHDMFDFLHLTGGGYAKICKPLHELIMQLLEETPEEKQTTLA; from the exons ATGAGCCAGGGGGACTCAAACCCAGCAGCTATTCCACATGCAGCCGAAGATATTCAAGGAGATGACCGATGGATGTCTCAG CACAACAGATTTGTCCTGGACTGCAAAGACAAAGAGCCTGACGTCCTGTTTGTGGGAGACTCCATGGTGCAGTTGCTACAGCAGTATGAG ATATGGCGagagcttttttcccctcttcatgCACTGAATTTTGGGATTGGTGGTGACACAACAAGGCATGTCTTATGGAGACTGAAAAATGGAGAACTGGAGAATATTAAACCTAAG GTTATCGTTGTCTGGGTAGGAACAAACAACCATGAAAATACAGCAGAGGAGGTAGCAGGTGGGATTGAGGCCATTGTACAGTTGATTAACACGAGGCAGCCACAGGCCAAAGTCATCGTACTG GGTCTTCTTCCTCGAGGTGAAAAGCCCAACCCTTTGAGGCAAAAGAATGCCAAGGTAAATCAGCTCCTCAAAGTCTCTCTGCCTAAGCTTGCCAATGTTCAGCTCTTGGATACAGATGGGGGCTTTGTGCACTCAGACGGTGCCATCTCCTGCCACGACATGTTTGATTTCCTACATCTCACAGGAGGGGGCTATGCAAAGATCTGCAAACCCCTCCATGAACTGATCATGCAGCTGTTGGAGGAAACGCCTGAGGAGAAGCAAACCACACTTGCCTGA